Genomic window (Daucus carota subsp. sativus chromosome 5, DH1 v3.0, whole genome shotgun sequence):
CGTCATCGAGCTCCCCATGCTCACTAGCGTGTTCCACAAGGAAATGGCCTCGGACGTCGTCAGGCTCTCCCTCGAAAGCGAAACCaagactaaaaataaaaaagttttggAAGAATTCGTGTGGGCGGTTTATTGTAACGGGAGAAAATACGGGTATTCGATACGGAGGAAACAGATGAATGAGGATGAGATTCATGTGATGCAGCTGCTTAGAGGAGTGTCGATGGGAGCTGGAGTTCTTCCCGGGCCGGCGGATCAGAAGGAGAGCACGGCGGATGGGGAGTTGACGTACATTAGAGCGAGGTTTGATCGGAGAGTTGGGTCTAAGGATTCGGAGGCTTGGTATATGATTAATCCTGATGGTGCGAGTACGGGTCAAGAGTTGAGTATTTTCTTTGTACGGACGCGTTAGAtttggttgtttttttttttggggtttGGAGGTTTTATGTAAGGTGTATTTGCATGATCATGATCATAGAGCTAGGTTATACGGAAGAGCTTGTGCAATGTTGGATACATTAATACGATAATAATGTAATTGGTTAGTTCCTGATTTTCTTGGACTATGCCGTATGGGTGTAAATATGCTGATTACGAATTTTAAAAACCATATAGAAGTTTCCTCCCCCTCAGGCAGTAGGCCGTAGGGTGTCAAttatcccaaccaaacacaatattaagGTCGAGACGCGGGCTCAGACCAAAAACCAAGTGCGATGTGTCCCAAAGCCCGGGATCGTAAATGGTCTTTTTGGTTCTTGAATCGTCACCGTCTCTCTCAGGACAACATACATTTGATCGGAATCATGAAGAAATAATTATAAGAAATTTGGCGAAGCTAAAAATTACAAACTATCATATTGGTAAGGAAATGGACACGGTAATaacatttttatttaagaattaAAAGAAGATAAATTCTGTGTTGTTTCTCTAGTTTTAAATGTTTGATTCGAGTGAATCAGACCTTGCATGACGAAAATCTGAAGTTATAAAATGATTTGCATTTGTTGGGTAATAACCCGAATGGCCGAATCTGTGTATAGGTAGAGTCATGTAGATTTATATTCCACCGGCCCACGGTCGATCCAGTACTTTGAAAGTACGGTGGATAATCGAGGCCCAGTAAAAAATGACAATAACAGGCCAACCAgtgttcgcggtgcgggcggtgcaaTTTTCTCTTAAAACCGCGAACCAACCCGCGCATGCAGTTTGTGAAAATTCGTAAACCGGAACCGCACCACGTAATATAAAAATCACGTAAACCACACCATAAAATTGCTGTGCGATTCATGCGCTTTGTGTGATTTATACATTCAAACAAATTATActtttgaatgaaaatataaatataattttaatctatatgtatttaaaaataatgttcataatatatatacacacacgaaTTTAGCTTACGATACTCAtcgaaataaatataaactaagATACATGACAATgatgaaaaattttcaacactaacaaattattttattaaaaacaaatataattataatatttaatttgtcgtCTTAGAACTAaccttaatttatattataaatttattaaaattaagttaagtAACTTGAACATATATAACACACATAGGAAATAACACCGtaacaaaaaatttatctatataatataaatatttataattatatattatataattttaatattagaaaatagcggtgtggtgcggtttgaaccgcgcaTGTATAATTTCAAACCGCAACtcgcaccgcaccgcgcggtttgttaaaatttcaacccGCGACCGTACCACGGAAAAAAAACCGCATTTTGCAGTGTGGTGCGGACGGTTTATGTGGTGTGCGCAGTGCACGGTTAGATGAACACCCCTGCCAACCACCGCATTATGTTCATAATTAGGTAGGCATACCTGATGACCGATCCCcttcaatattattttttcatctgaaattaatttttggacgTAACACCTAAAACCTACATTTTTATTTGCAttctaaaattttgattataaaatctACACGTTTAGTAGGGTATAACTGAGTTGGATAAAGCATGAGTTATTAAATacactagcctttaacccgtgctttgcacgggcggatatattgttcgtaatttattatttataatttaaattttaaaatcattttattagtattttagtattaatggattgaattttaattaaattatattattcaactaactatattttctcccgattacttgaaaatggacaaatccatatatatatatatttatatatatatatatatatatatatatatatatatatgtatatgtatgtatgtatgtatgtatgtatgtatggattttagtacatttaatccgaatttagtacatgtagatttaaaaataaaaataaatcaaaaaattcaaatcttttccaaacatagtcgatcgtgtaatacctttgaaaaattcagtaatctaatcaatcgaattccaacgtaattttgtaattttagtttttttgacaacaataacttttaagattagagttagaaagagttatgtaatggttcgtgtttatattgaaatagaacacatcaatatatatatatataaaggaggatgcgagtgtctctagaattgttcgatttagtcttctaatttttcttaaatttcggagagaaaatataattataattcaaaaaataaggttcaagaattctaaaagtaatacaactcttttcttattgaattctaaagatgatacaattctttttctttttatttagtatttcatattaaattctaaagatgatacaattcttttcttatttagtaatcctaaaaaaaataggattatatttaaaaatcaggttcaaggattccaaaggttaatacaattcttttctcttTGGATTcaaaaggtaatacaattttgTTCTTACTTAAGAATCCTAAAAtgagtaggattatatttatttaaactaacaatcatagataaaatacaatttatagtTAGGATTTGTAGGGTAATACGTacgatttttattttcgatttagtcttaaaattttattttaaatttcgtatagaaaataaaggattgtaaagatattaatcattaaaaaaactaatagcaaaaaaattaggtacataaaagaataataatttttaactaataaataggaatcgtaaaataaaaataattaacaaaaaaaacaggatatataaaataagaatcatatattgattttataataatgtaaatgattcatgattagtattgtgtttgacgggcacgggaggcggcccaaactaatttttatttaaataataataatttttctatcagtattatgtttgacgggaaattggctaatataagttttatctatgttataatatttttttgttaaaaccgcggttcaaaataattacaaaaaaaattggatatataaaatagaaatcatatattgattttataataatgtaaatgattcttgattagtattgtgtttgataccggaggcggcccaaactaatttttgaaattacacacctagagggggggtgaataggtgttatggctaatatgaccgatttttaatgttaccgaatagttatactgtcacagacagcttgctgttaatttcagagtaaacagtcagctagctaacaatgcagatgcaatgcaaaacagatataatcagtaagctagcaacacagagaattttagctaggttcgacccctaaccctaatggtctacgtcctggtcccctaccaactggtaagagattatattattaatcaaatagtgtcaacgattacaatgattcaataatataactccctttatcccttgttcctgttatcagcttgctgaaacccctgaaccacgaaccaaaagctctccaagacctatacttcccaagtatactcttctagctaactagtccccttgttcccttgtttcacaagctcgatacacagcaacaaacctttacactttgaacaatacaatgtaaatgtaatacaaccgaaactatgaactcaatatagatatataaacgaatataagtactagagctcaagtaaagattttgcaatgtaagtgtgttgtatttcagaagcttgatgTGTGTTCTCCTTCTCTACTCAAAatagaaaccacactcaagtttatatatcatTATCCCAAACGGTCATAACTCAACAAACTATCCAACGTTCTCGGttcaacaacctcacgtttaatttgcttgaataatgaacgtttgaataATGTTATCTTTACTGAGTAAGAGCTGAAAGACGTTTGAAACAACTCAGTAaacgtttatttataaaaccataatttgaaatcaaataggagtagttttagataagatcaagtaagagataaaaactcctataagttaggaaatcgtttttgtttgaaattctgatttaaaactgagctctaatatttatataagtcatatataaatattaaagtccttacaaatcgattcctaataaatctccttgctttccGACTTCAATCCTTATCCAGTTGTTATTCTGTTCTCGCTGTAAGCTagctgataagcctgaatgacaacctgtaagcttgctgacagttgaacatgacactgaaacttatcaagctgttagcacatgcatatattactttgatagctcgctaacaagcaccagttttatgctattagcttgctggcagtgtgatcatcaaaacactaagagtatcaatctccccctttttgatgattacaccatatttaggaaaagtattaaaactccccctgaatacagcaatctaatatcattaaacttAACATATATAACAGTTCAACACTTAAACAGATATAGAACATATGTCATTCTACTATGCAAAGCACATATATTATGCAAACAGATATCAACCAAACCAAGTACTTGCATAAATAGATAGATAATCTAATAATctgaccaggataaaccacctggataCAGATAAATATCCAAAACAAAtcctaaccaggataaaccacctggtaaCCAACAAAATTCAAACCAACTTAACAACTTAGTCTTTAAAACAAAACAACCAAACATAGGGCCAATAGAGTACTTAAACATTTAAGCACacaagttttattattaattcctAAATtatctcccccttaatcattaaaaaggttAGAAATTTAGGTCTCCCCATCATCCTTGTCAGACTTCTCCTGTGGAAACTTCTTCTCGAGCTCCGCAGCAATACGATTCTGCTCCATCATCAAGTTTCCAGCATCAGCATAAATAGAATCAGTACCTGCAGCCTCCTTAAGAACATCCATGGCAGTACGTGGCCTAGGACTGTCAGTACCATCCTCAGTAGAAGTAAATGTGAATTTGACATCTGAAGATCCGCAAGACCCAAACATCCTCTTGCGTAACTCATACTGAAGACTCCCAGAGCTGCACTTCTCGGGTGAGTTCCCTGTCTTTCCTCCAAAGACTATATCCTTCCAAAAATCAAACTGGTTTGACAACTCTTGCATTTGTTCAGAGAGTTGTTTTTGACCATCTACCAACTGCTTGTGATTTGCTCGCAGTTCCTCCATATAATCCAAAATCTCCTTTGCAGAAATGCCCAAATCAACACCAGCAGTATTAGATTGAACTGGAGGTGTAGGTAACACAGGAACCTCAACAGCTAACAAAGTACCATCCTTTTCAAGCTTCAAATTTGATTGAGTTAAACACTTAAGATCCAAAAACTCCTTTGCCTGGACACTCTCAGCCCCATCGCAGTTAACTCCAAACCACTCAAACACCCTAGTAAGTAGCAACCCATATGGAAGTCCAGCTGATGACTTCCCATCCACAACACTCATCATAGTTTTCAAAACCAAATCAGCCATATCAAATTGCTTCCCAGACAGCAACATAGAAACAATTACCATATCTTGTGCAGACAGATTAGAACGAGTACCCATCCTAGGACTCACATTCTCAATAGAAACTTTAAACAGTGCATGAGCAAGTGGAATAATAGTGGTAGTAGACGGATAAGTGATATCAGCAGCACACTCTAAGCCCGTAATCAAAGTAAACTGCTCCTTTCCAGATAAACCCTCAACATCCTTAAAACCTCGTTTAGTAAAAATAGACACAGGGGAGGGAGGAGTTTTCAAGATAGCATTCAAAAACAGAGGTGATAATGTAATCTTAGTATCATTGACGAAAGACACTACTTGACCCGATTCCATTTCAATTAAATTCCCATAAAATTCCCGAACAAGAGATGGAAAACAGACTCTTGGTAAATCCACAAGAAAGGATTCAAAACCGAGTGCAGAAAATAACTTAACCACACCGCAAGAATGAAAGGCCTTACCAGACAAGGGTTTCCCCAAGATGACCTTTCGACTAGCAAAATCAGAACCCTCACCCTTCTCTTCAGACTTCACTCGCTTCTTCCCAGATTTGTCGAGACCAGACCGCAAAACCCCTGATTGTTCATCGCCGCTTTCGACATCGACCGGCGCCACAATCTCCTCAAGATCATCTTCATCAATCAAAGCCCTTTTCTTGGAAATAGGAGTGTGACTCTTGATATTTGCTCGCGTCTTCATCCTCATGGCAACTCGAGCTCCAATCGTAGCAATGGCGAAGAATGTGTATCGGTTGAAGAAGAATGATGAAACCCTAGGTTCGGGGGCGCTTTTAAAGAAGAAGTGATAAAGACTCGGAGAAAGGATAGACTTTAAAACCTTTTGAATCATTATCGGGGGAtttattttaggaattttatTAACGAAACCGACTTTATTTAAATATTGCATCGTGAAATAATTAAGATCAAATCTAATAACAAATCTAATCTCAGTGCCACTTATATAGCAAcggataaaattttgaattctaaaacacCAACCATAAATCACATAGATTAGCACAAAATCACGTAACAATATTCAGCACATAAAATCATGTTAATCTTCACATAACGGATAGTGAATTTATGAAGTGAAATTAACAAGAAACACTTGAAATGACcagcatgcaaaaatatttaataatatgtaaagtacaaagagtaagctgatagtacccggatcaagcttattagcttgctgactgcacatcacacatacccaattcccttctcagcacaacatatcgttcttcaggaagaggttttgtgaagatgtcagctagctgatctgctgtagccacaaaaatcagcttgacagcaccttttgcaacattgtctctcagaaaatgatgtcgaacatcaatatgctttgtccttgaatgatttactggattttctgaaatgttgattgtacttgtgttgtcacaaaagataggagtttgcttgcatttgattccaaagtccttcaattgttgtctcatccatagcatttgagagcaacagctaccagctgctaaatactccccctcagccgtagatagagcaactgaagtttgcttcttgcttaaccaagaaactaagctttgacccaaaaatgcacaaacaccacttgtactttttctatcagtttgactacctgcataatctgcatcactatacccaacaagatcaaaagcatttgtgataggatagaataaacccaaagtaatggttccacttaaatatttaaatattcttttaacagcttgtaagtgagaatcctttggttttgcttgaaatctagcacaaacacaaacactatacataatatcaggtctagaggctgtaagataaagtaaactaccaatcatacctctatacatacgaatatcaacatctttaccattttcatctgctgtcagcttgctgacaacgctcatcggtgttgatttcgccttgatattctcatatccaaatcttttgagtagattcttgatatacttggattgatgcacataaattccttctggagtttgcttaatttggagccccaagaaataattgagctctcccatcatgctcatgtcaaactcactatgcatgcactttgaaaaccacttacacaaggaatcattagtagatccaaatataatatcatctacatatatttgaacaactaatatatcttgacctttaataatggtaaacaaagtaggatcaattttacctctaataaaaccatttttgatcaaaaattcacttaacctttcataccatgaccgaggtgcttgccttaatccataaagtgccttcttgagcttgtagacacggttgggatatttttcatcctcgaatcctggtggttgcttgacatagacttcttcctttagatatccatttaagaatgcacttttgacgtccatttgatgtagcttgaacttcttgtagcatgcaaatgataagagcatcctaatagattccaatcttgcaaccggagcatatgtttgatcaaaatcaattccttcttgctgattgtatccttgtgcaacaagtctagctttgtttcgagtgatagtaccaaattcatcaactttattcttgaatacccatttggttccaacaattgaagcatcctctggtggatctacaagttcccaaacatcacatctttcgaattggttgagttcttcttgcattgccatgatccaattttcatcttgtaaagcttcttgaacattctttggttcctcttgagctatgaaggcagcataagcacaaatgttggcttgagctttccttgtcttgattccagctgatttatctccaatgatcaactgaggtggatgattcttcactgttctagttgactttggtagattatgttgagctatgacctcttcattccttgcagtctgcctaggaggagtctgatcaacaacattttggcttgctgatgaagtttgacctctggattcatccaatgtgagcttagacatcttatccaaagtttcttcaagagatggagtggattcagtagctttattgccttctgaagttttggcagttgacttgtcagcttgctgatttccagtttcctgcactgtcagcttgctgccagtacctgtacctgcacattcttcctcatcccttgcaagatcatcagtagactcttgaaatgaaacatcaatagattcttcaacagtatgtttagcaagattatacactctataagcacgacttgttaaagaatagcctaaaaatatagcttcataagatttagaatcgaatttaccatccctatcaatggttttgagtacgaagcacttagatccaaacaccttgaaatagctgatattaggcttctttttccttagcaattcataaggagtcttgttgagaattggcctgataagcactctgttaagaacatagcttgctgtgttgacagcttctgcccaaaagcttcttggcagcttgctctcctgcagcaatgtcctagctgtttcttgtaaggacctgttcttacgctctacaactccattttgctgaggtgtacgaggtgctgagaactcatgtgagattcctctttcttcacaataagtaatgaagtctttttggaattccccaccatgatcacttcgaatacctacaagtcttgtatctagtttgttctcaagcaacttgattagtttctcaaattcactaaaagcacagtctttagtacgcaagaataatacccaagtgaatctagaataatcatcaacaataacaaaggcatattgtttacctccaatactcttataagcttcgggaccaaagagatccaagtgaagaagctctaaaggtttagaagtagataccattttctttgccttatgtggagtccttgtttgctttcccaattgacaagcagaacatgtctccatcttgacatacttaagctttggtagtcctcgaacaagcttctttgctgacagcttgctgagatgatccatatgagcatgtccaagccttctatgccaaatttctggattgttatccacagctgctaaacaaacacctgcctcctgttcttcaaagttcaaaacatatatatttccttctcgttttgcaactagaggagttttgttagcaccaacaagtatagtacattcatccttaccaaagttaacaatatgaccatcatcaaataactgacttatactaagcaagttataagtaagacctttgacatattgtaccttgttaatagaaatgatactattacctatagttcctttgccaagaataggaagagttttgctatcaccaattgtgacacgaccacccttcttcatcttcaagcttagaaactgagatttgtctccactcatgtgcctagtgcatccactatccaatatccattgatttggctttactttagacacgagacaaacctacaaaacaaacacaaacaactcaacgttttggtacccatattttgttgggtccaacagtgttagttgataaaacatatagaacattaagatcagatttcttgatccacatttggaccactttagaactcttcttccatgttctgctggtcttatcagcattctgtcttggagctgtcttctgtctgtttctgttgtcagcatactgcctgtgagctgacttcctttcccagcttgctgattgagagttcttcattggacaattattagcaagatggcccttctttccacacttgtgacaagtcacccaaggcatggcataattgtatggaatgccatttttcccttcatatctcattgaagaagtggatgtagaagctgcaccaatgcctcctttgtcatgagaacctttagcttgtttcattatagatttgagactttcttctccttgaacaaactttcccatggctttctgaagatctttgacttcttgctccaatgacttgatcttttcagcttgaatagaaatttcggctaagctttgggatttgcttaactcgaacgcctccaagcttgcatccttagctttaagatctgctctcagcgagctgagttccttcatgagtgtatcattccttctttggatttgcaagttgttcccttcaagttgtgagatctgttccttgagggtagcaatgattccactactagctttggcactcttttcattcaagaaatcacctatgactttcttcaaatgaacattttctttctcgagctcataattctcattctttagatcaatgagttccattattgataaacaactcttatcctgcatggttagttcacaagtagttgtatcaatagtatgtaattcagaattaatagaatttACCTCACTGttagtgtccgtatctgaatccgttgtatcaattgagccatcgagaccaacaagagccaaattcaccatctcatcactagaatcatcagaagctgactcatcttcatcatcactccaagttagaagtgccttggatttctttttattcttgtaatcagcttgctgtctaggcggctttgacttgtttttcagcttgtagcaatcccttttgaaatgtcctttcttgccacattcaaaacatgcatcatcctttggatctttctttgcaccaaaagctttgcccttttctcgcttcattttatttttcttttcaatcattctcttgatttttctggacataagagctagatcctcatctgattctgtttcctcatctgtttccagcttgctgacagaggagtgcagtgcaagattcttcattttctctgttggcagcttgctgctttctgagctgttagcttcaatcttagcttcaaattgttccaactcagcaaatatagccaggtgatccatagtatcaatgttgagagctgactccaacgctgtgaccttggcaccatattcgaatggagctgcattaagaatattcatgttgatttccgattgaggaatctttttgccaagtctttcaaggctgttaagagtgacttggaatctagcttggctttcacgaatggattctcccttcttgatagcgaagcttccaaattctttcatgagctttccgagcttgaccttctttagaccttgtgagccttcatgatatgtctccaatgcatcccaaatttcctttgctgttttgagagatgagaccttgtcatattcagcttgattcagcccattgatcaatgtactccttgcttttccattggcagcaacctttgatagctcgtccgctgtgagaacatcaacgtccttgactttgccatctttatcaagatattcataaggacctctttgcaccactctttgcattaggggatctctggatagatgagcctccatttggcctttccaccaattgtagttgtcagaacccgtgaggagaggagctctaaaatcggactttccctgaaagttatcagccatatcgatcgatactattcctgttacagaagtattagtacaaacacagctctgataccaattgaaattacacacctagagggggggtgaataggtgttatggctaatatgaccgatttttaatgttaccgaatagttatactgtcacagacagcttgctgttaatttcagagtaaacagtcagctagctaacaatgcagatgcaatgcaaaacagatataatcagtaagctagcaacacagagaattttagccaggttcgacccctaaccctaatggtctacgtcctggtcccctaccaactggtaagagattatattattaatcaaatagtgtcaacgattacaatgattcaataatataactccctttatcccttgttcctgttatcagcttgctgaaacccctgaaccacgaaccaaaagctctccaagacctatacttcccaagtatactcttctagctaactagtccccttgttcccttgtttcacaagctcgatacacagcaacaaacctttacactttgaacaatacaatgtaaatgtaatacaaccgaaactatgaactcaatatagatatataaacgaatataagtactagagctcaagtaaagattttgcaatgtaagtgtgttgtatttcagaagcttgatgTGTGTTCTCCTTCTCTACTCAAAatagaaaccacactcaagtttatatatcatTATCCCAAACGGTCATAACTCAACAAACTATCCAACGTTCTCGGttcaacaacctcacgtttaatttgcttgaataatgaacgtttgaataATGTTATCTTTACTGAGTAAGAGCTGAAAGACGTTTGAAACAACTCAGTAaacgtttatttataaaaccataatttgaaatcaaataggagtagttttagataagatcaagtaagagataaaaactcctataagttaggaaatcgtttttgtttgaaattctgatttaaaactgagctctaatatttatataagtcatatataaatattaaagtccttacaaatcgattcctaataaatctccttgctttccGACTTCAATCCTTATCCAGTTGTTATTCTGTTCTCGCTGTAAGCTagctgataagcctg
Coding sequences:
- the LOC108220813 gene encoding protein MIZU-KUSSEI 1: MPPVHSTPFHQMENPALISLLQHTTREKRSSSKTSGGIFRMFKLLPMLTTGCKMVALLGRPRKALLTDHASTGTLFGYRKGRVTLAIQEDPHRLPLFVIELPMLTSVFHKEMASDVVRLSLESETKTKNKKVLEEFVWAVYCNGRKYGYSIRRKQMNEDEIHVMQLLRGVSMGAGVLPGPADQKESTADGELTYIRARFDRRVGSKDSEAWYMINPDGASTGQELSIFFVRTR